One window from the genome of Poecilia reticulata strain Guanapo linkage group LG9, Guppy_female_1.0+MT, whole genome shotgun sequence encodes:
- the erap2 gene encoding endoplasmic reticulum aminopeptidase 2 → MIPVGFLVLLAFSIHLVGSQPSQSSQQVTSPPSPTAEPSPLGDGNLSFPWSRLRLPRYIVPLHYHLLLHPNLTTLSFTGTVQIQIDVQNNTNWVVLHSKGLQISKATILDQNLNHLSDQVLPVLHNPSHEQIGIFSPRVLSSGQKYFLYMEFEAELAEGFYGFYKSTYRTSEGETRFLASTHFEPTSARMAFPCFDEPSFKANFSVRIRRSRDYISLSNMPVIKTVQLNGDLLEDQFAPSVTMSTYLVAFIVCDFKSVSATTSSGVKVSIYAAPEKWMQTHYALEVAVKMLDFYEEYFNIRYPLPKQDLIAIPDFQVGAMENWGLTTYRETSLLYDPLTSSISDKLWVTMVIGHELAHQWFGNLVTMDWWNDLWLNEGFARYMEYISVEATYPILKVDEYLLHTCFVAIGLDSLNSSRPISSPAESPTQIEEMFDSVSYDKGACVLHMLRHFLTEEMFQSGIVRYLRKFSYGNAHNQDLWDSLSNTCSEDDFTSAKHCYSSDQAAKNAYLFAGEHLNLTAMMNTWTLQKGIPLVTVTRKGPRLLLRQDRFLRTVLPSDPQWQAVQQGFLWHIPLTYKTDISSTIHRHMMTSPTDSVHIGEEASWVKINSDMTGYYVVHYADDGWDVMVKLLRENHTALSYKDRTHLIHNAFQLVTAGHLPLNKALDLIGYLQLEKHTVPLLEGLAYLEVFYHIIEKRDEPTLTKNLEKYILQFFRAVIDQQTWSDSGTVSERRLRSEVLSLACHLGYPPCLERANQHFKDWLHSNGTLNLPTDVAETVFSVGAQDDHGWTSLLNTYKISLSEAQKNKILFALATTKDTDKLQRLLAMGLEGEVIRSQDLSHVVWMVARNPKGHYLAWNFVKQNWDTLVEKFQLGSSCIRTMIVGTTGQFSSPEELTEVQLFFESIKEQSSQLRATQLALENVQKNIRWVQRNLETLRNWLNEQMK, encoded by the exons ATGATTCCAGTCGGGTTTTTAGTGCTGCTGGCTTTCAGTATTCATCTGGTTGGGTCTCAGCCCTCTCAGAGCTCACAGCAGGTAACGAGTCCCCCCAGTCCCACGGCAGAACCGTCTCCTCTGGGCGATGGCAATCTGTCCTTCCCCTGGAGCCGTCTTCGCCTGCCAAG GTATATCGTTCCTCTTCACTACCACCTGCTTCTGCACCCCAACCTCACAACTCTGAGCTTCACTGGCACCGTGCAGATCCAGATCGATGTCCAGAACAATACAAACTGGGTTGTTTTACACAGCAAGGGTCTTCAAATCTCAAAGGCCACAATTTTAGACCAGAACCTTAATCATCTGTCTGATCAG GTTCTTCCAGTTCTTCACAACCCTTCCCACGAGCAAATAGGCATTTTTTCTCCAAGGGTTCTCAGCAGCGGCCAGAAGTATTTCTTGTACATGGAGTTTGAAGCAGAGCTAGCAGAGGGATTTTACGGTTTCTATAAAAGCACCTACAGAACCAGTGAAGGCGAGACCAG ATTCCTAGCTTCCACTCACTTTGAACCCACAAGCGCTCGAATGGCATTTCCTTGTTTCGACGAGCCGAGCTTCAAAGCCAATTTCTCTGTGAGGATCAGGAGGAGCCGGGACTACATTTCTCTCTCCAACATGCCAGTA ATCAAGACAGTACAACTGAATGGTGACCTTCTTGAAGATCAGTTCGCCCCGAGCGTAACGATGAGCACGTACCTTGTAGCTTTCATCGTTTGTGACTTCAAGTCTGTCAGTGCAACGACTTCGTCTGGAGTGAAG GTTTCCATCTATGCTGCGCCTGAGAAGTGGATGCAAACCCACTACGCTTTAGAGGTTGCTGTTAAAATGCTGGACTTCTATGAGGAGTACTTCAACATTCGTTATCCTTTGCCCAAACAAG atCTGATTGCCATTCCAGATTTCCAGGTTGGTGCGATGGAGAACTGGGGCCTGACCACCTACAGAGAGACCAGCCTTCTCTATGACCCCCTCACATCCTCCATTTCTGATAAACTTTGGGTTACCATGGTCATTGGTCATGAACTTGCCCATCAG TGGTTTGGGAACTTGGTGACCATGGACTGGTGGAACGACCTCTGGTTGAATGAAGGATTTGCCAGATACATGGAGTATATTTCAGTGGAGGCCACCTACCCAATTCTCAAagtg GACGAGTATCTACTGCACACTTGTTTTGTAGCAATTGGTCTTGATTCTTTAAACTCTTCTCGGCCGATCTCGAGCCCAGCAGAGAGCCCTACTCAGATCGAAGAAATGTTTGACAGTGTTTCCTATGACAAG GGAGCATGTGTCCTGCACATGCTGCGGCACTTCCTGACTGAGGAGATGTTTCAGAGCGGGATAGTACGATACCTCCGCAAGTTCAGCTATGGAAATGCCCACAATCAGGACCTGTGGGACAGTCTATCTAAC ACATGTTCAGAAGATGACTTCACCTCAGCCAAACACTGTTACAGCAGTGACCAGGCCGCCAAGAATGCA TACCTGTTTGCAGGGGAACACCTCAACCTGACAGCCATGATGAATACTTGGACTTTACAGAAAGGGATTCCTCTGGTGACTGTAACCAGGAAGGGGCCTCGTCTGCTTCTTCGACAGGATCGATTTCTGAGGACAGTTCTTCCCTCTGATCCTCAGTGGCAAGCTGTGCAACAGGG CTTTCTGTGGCATATTCCTCTGACATACAAGACTGATATTTCCAGCACCATCCACAGACATATGATGACTTCTCCCACAG ACAGTGTACACATTGGAGAAGAAGCCAGCTGGGTGaaaataaactcagatatgACCGGCTATTACGTGGTTCATTATGCTGATGATGGTTGGGATGTGATGGTTAAACTACTGCGGGAAAATCACACAGCTCTGAGCTACAAGGACAGAACTCACTTGATACACAATGCATTTCAGCTGGTCAC AGCGGGGCATCTCCCACTTAATAAAGCTTTGGACCTGATTGGTTATCTGCAACTTGAGAAACACACAGTGCCTCTCCTCGAAGGACTGGCTTATCTGGAAGTTTTCTACCACATCATCGAGAAGAGAGATGAGCCCACTTTAACTAAAAACCTGGAA AAGTACATCCTGCAGTTTTTCCGTGCCGTCATCGACCAGCAGACGTGGAGTGACAGCGGCACTGTGTCTGAGCGACGCCTGAGGTCGGAGGTCCTGTCTCTGGCTTGTCACCTGGGATACCCACCGTGTCTGGAGCGTGCAAACCAACATTTCAAAGACTGGCTCCATTCCAATGGAACATTAAA CTTACCTACAGATGTGGCAGAGACGGTGTTCTCAGTGGGGGCTCAGGATGACCATGGCTGGACATCGCTCCTAAACACGTACAAGATTTCCCTCTCTGAAGCCCAGAAAAATAAGATCCTCTTTGCTTTGGCAACGACCAAAGACACAGACAAGCTGCAAAG actGCTGGCAATGGGTCTGGAAGGAGAGGTGATCCGATCACAGGACCTGTCTCATGTTGTTTGGATGGTGGCCCGTAATCCGAAGGGACATTATCTCGCCTGGAACTTTGTGAAACAGAACTGGGACACATTGGTTGAAAA GTTTCAGTTAGGCTCCTCCTGCATCAGGACCATGATTGTTGGGACCACAGGGCAGTTTTCATCTCCAGAGGAGCTCACTGAA GTGCAGTTGTTTTTTGAATCCATCAAAGAACAGTCTTCTCAGCTGAGAGCAACGCAACTTGCCTTGGAAAATGTGCAGAAGAATATTCGCTGGGTTCAGAGGAACTTAGAAACACTGAGAAACTGGCTGAATGAGCAGATGAAATGA
- the rgmb gene encoding repulsive guidance molecule B yields the protein MGRAGCCYRGAERLASPSAVRRFRPLLLLIIGLCCGAHIGHCQVATTQCRIQKCTTDFVSLTSHLTPAVDGFDTEFCKALRAYSACTQRTAKACRGNLVFHSALLGISDLMSQRSCSTDGPTPSVHPEIPHEPCNYHSRTQHTHTHSHSHGHGHSRSWPGYLFCGLFGDPHLRTFKDSFQTCKVEGAWPLIDNDYLSVQVTNVPVVPGSSATATNKITIIFKPYEGCTDQRVYQAVTDSLPAAFDDGTVSSGDPIHTSFGADGVAGKVRALWISERSPGRHVELHAGYIGVTVIIRQLGRYLTLAVRIPEEMAQAYDDTQDLQLCLNGCPSSERIDQAGHLPLPLSPPALGLQQQQLRRPSYASQTQAYPHGATHVFAMDGAKERCSEQLEVLDIYFHSCMFDLLTTGDANFTLAAHSAQKDMESLHPHRDRWRIYPRGSAASYFHSDSHLIKKLALLLLCALSIVFV from the exons GTCACTGTCAGGTGGCTACCACCCAGTGTCGGATCCAGAAGTGCACCACCGACTTTGTGTCCCTGACCTCCCACCTGACGCCCGCTGTGGATGGCTTTGACACCGAGTTCTGCAAGGCTCTGCGCGCATACTCAGCCTGCACCCAGAGGACAGCCAAGGCCTGCCGGGGAAACCTGGTTTTCCACTCGGCCCTCCTGGGCATCTCAGACCTCATGAGCCAGAGGAGCTGTTCCACAGATGGTCCAACTCCCTCCGTGCACCCCGAGATCCCCCATGAGCCCTGCAACTATCACAGCCGCACCcagcacacccacacacactcccacTCTCATGGCCATGGTCACAGCCGCTCTTGGCCCGGCTACTTGTTCTGTGGGCTGTTTGGAGACCCGCATCTGAGGACATTTAAGGACAGCTTCCAGACCTGTAAGGTGGAGGGTGCGTGGCCTCTTATCGATAATGACTATCTGTCGGTGCAGGTCACTAATGTTCCTGTGGTTCCTGGCTCCAGTGCAACTGCAACCAACAAG ATCACCATCATCTTCAAGCCTTATGAGGGCTGCACAGACCAGCGGGTCTACCAGGCCGTCACAGACAGCCTACCTGCTGCCTTCGATGATGGAACGGTGAGCAGCGGAGACCCTATCCACACCTCCTTCGGGGCTGACGGCGTGGCCGGGAAGGTGCGGGCTCTGTGGATCTCTGAACGCAGCCCCGGGCGCCACGTGGAGCTGCATGCCGGCTACATCGGCGTGACTGTAATCATTCGCCAGCTGGGGCGCTACCTGACGCTGGCCGTGCGGATCCCAGAGGAGATGGCTCAGGCCTACGATGACACACAGGACCTGCAGCTCTGCCTGAACGGCTGCCCCAGCAGCGAGCGCATCGACCAGGCGGGACACTTGCCTTTGCCGCTTTCTCCACCTGCGCTCGgcctgcagcaacagcagctgcgcCGGCCCAGCTACGCCTCACAGACGCAAGCATACCCCCACGGTGCCACACACGTTTTTGCCATGGACGGGGCAAAGGAGCGCTGCAGCGAGCAGCTGGAAGTCCTGGACATCTACTTCCACTCTTGTATGTTTGATCTCCTGACTACTGGAGACGCTAACTTCACATTAGCTGCACACAGTGCCCAGAAGGACATGGAGAGCCTTCATCCACACCGGGACAGATGGAGAATATACCCCCGTGGCTCTGCAGCCTCTTACTTCCACTCAGACTCTCATCTTATCAAAAAGCTCGCTCTGCTCCTGCTGTGTGCTCTGAGCATTGTATTCGTGTGA